Part of the Calliopsis andreniformis isolate RMS-2024a chromosome 12, iyCalAndr_principal, whole genome shotgun sequence genome, CCTTGGTGCAAAATCATTCTTGTACTGTCCATGCTATCATCGACTCGCAACGATAACTAATTACTTTAATTCCTATAAACACAGCTGCCTCCGACCAAATATTCTAACAATTCGTTTCGGATAAGGAAAAAGCAACATAAATATATTGCCTACACATATTCCTTGCGGTACCCTTTTGCATATTAATCCTGATTATGGGTTGTGGAACGCGGCCTCAAATAAAAGGCTAAATCCTAATGAAATTAGCATAATACTTACATCAGCGAAACTTACATCTACTTTCTTAGTTTTCTTTGTTTTTTTCCTCTTTTAATTAGAATGTGAACACTCCAAGGCTAAACACATATTCTATGTGAATTAGTTCAGTCGAATTTTTCCTCTTTAAACGTAAGATTAATAGCTTCGCCAACGTCTTTCACTATGAACGCTGGTTTACACAAACCATCTTCGACTTGTAAGAAATCTCTGGGATTATGCTCGACCCGGAATTCCGAATCTCGTTGATGAACACCAGTTTCGACTAAAATACTGATACAAGCTTTTGCACTAGGCGGTTTTACTTCCTTGCCAAGTAGTTTCTGCAGCTTGTGAGGTTTTAATACTTGTTTCTTTGTGCAAGATAACAGATACTTATCGTATAAATTCGCTCCAAAAAtgtcagtgttaatgttatctctgaaaaatatacaaaaaagtTAGTATATACTTTTACTCGTGAAGTTTATGGGGGAAAAAAGATTAATTACCCAATAGCATATATTGTATCTACATTGTTATTTATTCCAATACTTCTAGCATGCTCACGGAGCATATGATTCGCGTGATAGTATGTAACTTCACTAGGTTTTCCGACTAGAGCAGAATAGACCATGTCTTTCCCTGTAATTTTCTTGTACAAGGATTCTAAACACAATAAGAAAGCACCATGGCCATATCTAGGGATTGGTGCTTCTGACACCCATAATAAATCCATATTACATGCCAAGATTGGAATGTGTGGATATGGAATAGTACTAGACAAGCCAGTTGGCATGCCATTAGTCAACAAAAGATCTACCATCAATTGTAATGGTGTTTCCCATGAAATTGGCTCGCTAAATAACACAATACCCTCTATTATAGGAAAATTTGGATCTATAGGTCCACATTGTGGATTTCTCTTTTCCATATTTACATAGTCCAAAGAAGGAAAATTTTTTACTAATTCTTGTATAGTTACTGTTTTCTGGAAGCCCAATTCTCGAGCTATTTCTTTAATAGGACCTTGCCCAGATATCAATACTTGTTTATCATGAAAATTCTCAAACAATCTTAATGGCGAATGAGCCATGACAACCTGAGATTCTTTTACTTCAAATCCTATCCATTTGGACAAATCTGCTGCTTTTTGACTACGCAAAGCATTTCCACTGTTAGTAACAAATACAGTTGGTACACAAAATTTGCCATCTTTGCCTTGGAGTCGTTTGAATGCCTCTGGTACTGGTGGCAATACCTTCTTACCCCTCACTATGACACCATCAATATCAAAAATGAAACCAAATTTTGGTTTGGGGGTAATTGTTAGATGCTGAAAAAAGAATACTAAATATTAGTATAACAATTTATTTCTCCTACTATTTTATATATctttaatttatattatttttgtatgTCAAAGCCTCAAGTTACTGCTGCTTTAAATTCTACAGCTACTTCATATTTTTGGAACAAGACATTGAAACAGCTGTAAAGACCTTGAAgcagaatataaaaatatactgGCTATCTTGACTCCACTAGTGTGCAGTGTATTTTTAAACCAACAGAGAATGTAATACCACATAAACTTTGCATCATTTGTCTTAATTTTGTAATTGCAATTCATAATTAATTCTTCCAAAATACCAGAAAAAGGAGATCTGTATAAAGTATGTCATAGGCACCAAAAGAAGGTCAAGTACCTATGTCAAATTTATCAGTATTCTGTCAATAAAGGACAAGTGTCAATGAACATTGCAGAAATCTTTTAAAGAAAAGAAATCGTATTACGAACAGAAAAAAAGTATAAATATGACGGTTGACTATAAACAAGATTGTAATTCTTCAGTCATATAGcaaaaaaattaattcatatTAAATTTTCAATGGATTTGCTCCGACTCGGTGAAAGTAGGTCAAGCGCTTAGTGTCATAAACAAAAGAAGGCACACATGATGGATCCACCTTAAAGTGCATGGTACTAAAATCGA contains:
- the LOC143186154 gene encoding haloacid dehalogenase-like hydrolase domain-containing 5 yields the protein MAIMKTLLRPGITRFTGVRHLTITPKPKFGFIFDIDGVIVRGKKVLPPVPEAFKRLQGKDGKFCVPTVFVTNSGNALRSQKAADLSKWIGFEVKESQVVMAHSPLRLFENFHDKQVLISGQGPIKEIARELGFQKTVTIQELVKNFPSLDYVNMEKRNPQCGPIDPNFPIIEGIVLFSEPISWETPLQLMVDLLLTNGMPTGLSSTIPYPHIPILACNMDLLWVSEAPIPRYGHGAFLLCLESLYKKITGKDMVYSALVGKPSEVTYYHANHMLREHARSIGINNNVDTIYAIGDNINTDIFGANLYDKYLLSCTKKQVLKPHKLQKLLGKEVKPPSAKACISILVETGVHQRDSEFRVEHNPRDFLQVEDGLCKPAFIVKDVGEAINLTFKEEKFD